Proteins from a genomic interval of Cucumis melo cultivar AY chromosome 7, USDA_Cmelo_AY_1.0, whole genome shotgun sequence:
- the LOC103501814 gene encoding uncharacterized protein LOC103501814 has product MATSQFPSPKTLNPSSPFLNSTSLTPFSNPLLQTLTLKSHQTHYYKPLSILSGPSNPYQISLLPSPHSRPDIRTHAGRSKKNPGGPSPGRIEGNAEFRRKLRHNARRKSQKLAESHFYRRKKPNSNYADNFSEDELQQIGLGYDRMVRFIEKDDPNLRHPYDWYKYGEFGPYSWRGVVVGEPIRGRFTDERVTIISEVKDHEEWEKIEQSEMAADFSTGLQRMDKSKGFRYFWVFVRHPRWRISELPWQQWTLIAEVVLEAGKERLDKWSLMGRLGNKSRKNITQCAAWMRPDIIYVKKPVYQCRFEPQDEFFQAMMPFLDPKTEQDFLFELQDDEGNVEWVTYFGGLCKIVRISPKAFVDDVVNAYEKLSDEKKSICLEFLLSNHPVPLLHPYTKEWKAKLEEEELGCDAPDEMENRRRDDNVITEWIETDNEEEYEDQPEEDIVMEDMDEDKDDEDDDEREEGNQEEEEEDESYWDERFRKAISSPEELEKLFKRSGEMADELYEKENVGRRRATAMKDGDEMEMRGKRPKVKAEEWEYIGYGPWRKKIKKSQIPPELFLRSTVRPFTYRNLVKEIVLTRHAILDGEIGV; this is encoded by the coding sequence ATGGCTACTTCCCAATTCCCTTCccctaaaaccctaaacccttcatCTCCATTTCTCAACTCCACCTCCCTCACACCATTCTCCAATCCCCTTCTtcaaaccctaaccctaaaatCCCATCAAACCCATTATTATAAACCTCTTTCCATTCTTTCCGGTCCCTCTAATCCTTACCAAATTTCCCTTTTACCATCCCCACACTCACGCCCGGACATTCGTACTCACGCCGGCCGGAGCAAGAAGAATCCTGGAGGCCCCTCTCCCGGTCGGATAGAAGGCAACGCCGAATTCCGACGGAAACTCAGGCATAATGCCCGCCGGAAAAGCCAGAAGCTCGCCGAGTCCCATTTCTACCGTCGCAAGAAGCCGAACAGCAATTACGCGGATAACTTCAGTGAGGATGAGCTTCAACAGATTGGCCTCGGGTACGATCGTATGGTTCGATTCATAGAGAAAGATGACCCGAATCTACGCCATCCCTACGATTGGTACAAGTACGGCGAGTTCGGCCCGTACTCGTGGCGTGGAGTCGTCGTTGGCGAGCCGATTCGTGGGCGGTTCACGGATGAACGAGTTACGATTATCAGTGAGGTTAAGGATCATGAGGAGTGGGAGAAGATTGAGCAATCAGAAATGGCTGCTGATTTCAGCACGGGATTGCAGAGGATGGACAAGAGCAAAGGGTTTCGTTACTTTTGGGTGTTCGTGAGACACCCACGGTGGAGGATCTCAGAGCTGCCATGGCAGCAATGGACTTTGATTGCGGAGGTTGTGCTTGAAGCTGGTAAAGAAAGGTTAGATAAATGGAGCTTGATGGGTAGGCTTGGAAACAAGTCGAGAAAGAACATAACTCAATGTGCAGCTTGGATGAGACCCGATATCATATATGTGAAAAAACCTGTTTATCAATGCAGATTTGAGCCACAGGATGAGTTTTTCCAAGCAATGATGCCATTTCTTGATCCCAAAACAGAACAAGATTTTCTCTTTGAGTTGCAGGATGACGAAGGAAATGTTGAATGGGTGACTTATTTTGGTGGGTTGTGTAAGATTGTGAGGATAAGTCCAAAGGCATTTGTAGATGATGTAGTGAATGCTTATGAGAAGTTGAGTGATGAGAAGAAATCCATATGTTTGGAGTTTCTTCTGAGTAACCACCCTGTTCCATTGCTGCATCCATATACAAAAGAGTGGAAGGCTAAGCTGGAGGAGGAGGAGTTGGGGTGTGATGCCCCGGACGAGATGGAAAATCGACGGAGGGACGACAATGTGATCACGGAGTGGATTGAGACTGACAATGAAGAAGAGTACGAGGATCAACCCGAGGAGGATATCGTAATGGAGGACATGGATGAGGACAAGGATGATGAGGATGACGATGAACGAGAGGAGGGAAatcaggaagaagaagaagaagatgagagtTACTGGGATGAGAGGTTTAGGAAGGCAATAAGTAGTCCAGAAGAGCTTGAGAAGCTGTTTAAACGCAGTGGAGAAATGGCTGATGAGTTGTATGAGAAGGAGAATGTGGGGAGAAGAAGGGCAACAGCCATGAAAGACGGGGATGAGATGGAAATGAGAGGGAAGAGACCGAAAGTGAAAGCAGAAGAATGGGAGTATATTGGGTATGGGCCATGgaggaagaagataaagaagagTCAAATTCCTCCAGAGTTGTTCTTGAGATCTACAGTAAGGCCTTTCACTTATAGGAATCTTGTGAAGGAAATTGTATTGACAAGGCATGCTATTTTGGATGGTGAAATTGGGGTATGA